The genomic stretch TTCTTCTAGGCAGGAAATATTCTGCCTGGGGATAGACCCACTGGGTGCGGGTTGTCAGGCACAGCAGGATCCCAGCAACCTTTCTCCACTTCTGGATCCCTATCCCGCCTGCCTCTGACCACTCTGAGCCCACCTCAGGTCGAAGATATTGACAAATAATCTCTGGGTGCACCCCGAGGGACCAGGAAAGACACTTCAGGCCATTCTGTAAAAAGCCCTCGCAGAGTGTGACCAAGACATAGTGACCACACCCTCGGCCTGACCCCTGCCAGACTGCAGCTCGGACTAAATGAAGCTCCTAGAGAAGTGTGGGAGGCTGGCAGGGGCCGTACCTTGGATGGGCCCTGGCAGTTAATTATCACCCTGCTTCACCTTTTGCTCATCTCCCACAGGGCCCTGCACATGCCCTCCCTTGCGAGAGGTCAAGTGGTAGGTATTTCCTGGGACTCAGGCAGTGCCCGCCTAGGAGCTGGCCTGGACAAGGAAGATAAACATTTGATGAACCAAACCAGATGGCCGCATCCAGTCCAGGGTTCTCCAACCATTTCAGTAACTCAACGTCCAAGCCTCATGCTGGGTTccccacccaagcaccccatctcTTCCTGAAGACCGTCCCCAACACCTAATCCCAGACTCCTTCCTGAATCCCAGCTTCCTATTGTCGGGTCCCTGAGCTTGTCCTTAAATCCTTCCTGCTCATCACTGCACCTCTTCCCCTTGTCCAAGCTCTAACGTCCtcatccttcccaccccccaggccTCCGCCCACTCCACCCGCATCCCCAGACTCACCCAGGAACAAAACCTCGAGGTCCAGTCGGCACTTCAGTTGGCACTACAGGGAGGTGACGGTGAATGTGTCCTCAGGGTGAGGTTCCGCCATGGGCCCCAGGAAGCCGCTCTTGGGGCCCCCACCCAGGCCGGGATGCGCCTGCGGCATAAAGCCTGGATACCTGTAGGCGGTATCCTGCAGGGGCAGCAGCGAGTCCCTCGGCACAGGGGACAGGGTCAAGTCACTAAGGAGTGGGCAGCCATAgccagcagcggcagcagcgggGCCACGGGGTGGGCCAGGCGGCCGGGCCATCTCCAGTGGCTCCTTGTCGGCCTTGGGCGTGGCCGGCGGGCTAGCCAGGTGTGGGGCACTGAGGCACGCGGCCTCCGTCCTGCCCAGGAAGTCAGCCAGCAGCCCCGTACCCACCTTCCCTTCATAGGGCGGGCTGCGGGCAGCTGAGCCTGGCGGGTACCAGTAAGCTGTGCCCTTGCAGCTGGGGGAGTCATAGTGGGGCTGGCCCAGTGGCAGGTCCCGACAGCTAAGATGGGCCTGGGCTGCAGCTGCGTGGCCCAGGCTGGCCCCCTGGAGCCCATGCTTGAGGGGCTCGCAGGCAGCCAGCTTTGTGGGTGGCGGCCGCAGCTCCTCCTTGAAGCCCAGTGTGGGTGAGCAGGTGGGTGAGTACGCCTTCTGCAGGCCAGCATCAAACACCGTGGGTGGGTGGGCCAGAGGCGGGAAATGCTTGCCGTCTAACTCAGGAGCACCCAGGCTGGGCGAGTCGCAGTGGAAGCCTTGGCCGAAGGTGCCGTCAGAAGGGGTGGACGGGTTCATGGAGTAGGGTCCCATGAAGTCACAAGGGTCTCGCTCACCCACACCAAAGGCCCTTGACTGGGACGGCAGTGGCGACATGCTGCTGTCTCCACTGTAGTAGTCCAGGCCGAGGTCCGGGCTGTCCTGGAACAGGGGGTTGACTGGCTGCGGCTTGGGGATGAACTTGGCTTTGGCTGCTGCACCGCCTCGCTCCTTCTTGGCTGAGCAGGCCCCACCACCCCGTCCACCTCGTGGTTGCCGGGGCCCGGTGCTCCGTTTGGACGGGTAGCCTGAGGCAGTGGCCGAGGCGGACGATGGAAAGCCCAGATGTGAGGCCTCGAACAGGTCCACCTTCTTCCGCCGTCCACGGCCCGGCTTGGAGCTGCTCTGGAAGAGGACGCTCTGGTTCCAGTTGTAGCCGGGGGCAGAGGACGCCTCATTCCAGTCCATCATTAGTTTCTCCAGGCTGGACAGGCTCGACTGGCCCTCGCTGCTCGAGGCCTCGCTGTTGGCACGCCGAAAACCGCCGCCGACCGGTTGATTGAACTGGGTGCTGTCGGAGGATGACTCGGAGAAGGTCTCGGACACGGCCGTCTGCTGCTTCACCTTCTGCGGCGTGTAGTTGGAGATGTCCAGGATCACGTTGGGCTCGCTGACGTGGCAGTCGAAACCGGGATTGTAGAGCTGACTGAAGGCCTCCGAGGCCCAGTCCAGGCCTCCATAGCCCTGCCGGAAAGGCCACTGAGAAGCCCCCGCAAACTGCCGACAGTTTTCAGGCgagggctggaaggaggaggaggaggaggaggcggcagAGGCAGCAGAGGTGGCAGAGGCGGTGGTGCCCTTGGGTACCATGTAGCCGCCGGGTGAGACGGTGCTGGCCCGGCTGTCACAGCGCAGGGGTGTGGGGGCTGAGCCAGAGAAGGGGGCCCCCTCAGAGCTGTTGAAGAAGGAGGCCTTGCTGGGTGGCAGGCAGGGGCCACCAGTAGGCGGTGGGGCGTAGCCGGCGCTGTGGGCGCtgctgggagaggcaggcaggctgtTGCCGCTGCCGTAGGCGAAGCTGCAGTCCTTGCTGTTAGCACAGTCCTGGCCCGTAAAGGGCTTAGCCGGGGCAAAAACGCTTTGTCCGGCCCCGTAGCCGCCATATTGGGGTGGGTAGgtgttggtgggtgggtgggtggtaggTGAGCGGGCCACAGCTGAAGGTGGGGGAGCCAGTTTCGGGAAGGTCTCGGCTGCCCGGCAGTCTGAAGTGGCCGGAGTTATCCCATAGCTCGCTGCCCGGCCTGGTGGGAAGGTCTGGCGAGAGGGCAAGACGGGCTGGAAGGAGGGGTCCGCACCAGCCCCGCTGCTGCCCACAGCCACGGGGCTGGCCTTGGCTCCCCGGCTGGGGAAGGTGGCCAGGCCCCGCTGGGAGGGCAGGGTGCTGGTGGGGGGCCCTGCGTAGGTGCCTGATGCCTTCCGGGACTCGGGGCGAGAGGCTGAGAGGGCAAAGTCTAAGAGGTCGGAGGAGTCATCCGAATCGAGCAGTGAGCGAAAATAGCCGGTGAAGAGGTTTTGGCGCTCCTGGCTGAGCTCGGTCTGACCCGCAGGTGCACCTGTGCTGTAGTAGCTGCCGCGGCCTGAAGCCCCGCTCTCTAGTCCAGTGGAGGCAAAGGCCTGGGCCTCGGTCCCCTGGAACCCACAGTTTCGGCCGGCTTGCCCGCCTGGGTGCCCATGGTGAGGGGCCCAGCCGCCACCCTTGTCCCCGGCCCACTCGGCACCTGCCTCCCCAAAGCCTGGGCCACTAGGCACCTGTTCTGGGAACAGAGTCCCGTTCTTCCGGGACCGCCTCTTGCGCTTGGGCTTCCCAGTCATGGCGTCCACCTCCCCCCGGCCCCGTTTGCGTGGGTGCCCCAATTCGGTGAGGCTGGGACCCCCAACGCCAGCAGCTGTCACTGccaccactttctttttcttgccgaTGCCCTCGAAGAAGTCACTGAAGGAGCATCGGGCTGCCTTGGCTGCAtggcccccaccccggccaccaAAACCGCCTGCTTTACCACCACGCCGTCGGAAGCCCTGCACACGGTGCAGGAAGTGGGAGATGCTCTGGGTGTCGGGTGCCTGGTGTACCGACTCGGGCTCGCTGGGTGTCCAGCAGCGGGGGGGTGAGCACCGCCCAGCGCACTGGCTCTGGCGGTTCAGGAAGGCCAGCTTGGCGAGGACGTCAGAGTACTCGGCCTTACTGTCATTGGCGTCTGCTGCGTAGGATGGCTGGGGAGATGCCAGCTTCTGCTTCCGCCGCCGCCGTTTCTTCACCTCTGGCATGGCCATGGTGGCCGCTGCCACGGTGGCCGCTTCAGCCGCTACCACCGCTGGCTCCTTGGGCTTGCCGGGACCCAGAAGCAGGTTCTTAGGAGGGCGGCCGCGTTTACGCTTAAGAATAATGGGCATCTCCCCGGGCGGGAAGACCACCACCACGTTCCGTCCATTGTTCTTCATCTTCAGCAGCGGGGTGGGCTCGGCTGACACGCGCAGGCCCAGCTCCTTGCCCTCCACACTGAGGCTGCTGCTCAAGGATGACACCTTGTATGTGGTCTTGTTCCGCCGCCCCAGTGATACAGGGATTTTGGCCATCTTCACCACCATGCGCCGCACACCCCGGCACTTGCCTTTGCGGGTAGGGGCTACTGGAGTCTGGGAAGATTCTGGCTCCAGCTCTGGGACTGGGCCTGGGCCCGGCAGGGCAGGAGGTGgtggaggcggcggcggcgggggctcGGCCAGGGCAGCTGCCAGCCCTGTGGGCATAGGCAGGGGCAGCAGGCGGCCCTCTGGTCCAGCGTCTGCCTTGCGTCCCCGTCCAGCTTTCCGCCGGCGACACAGGATCTTTGGCCTATCAGTGCGCCGCAAGGCGTACTTGGGGTGACCCTCAGGCCCATGGGGGCCGTGGGGTGAGCACAAGTCCAGGCGCAAGGGCTCAGCCAGTGGGCAGGGCCCCAGGGGCTGCTGAGGCTCCAGACGGCGGCCAGGGACATCAAGCAACTTGGGCAGGGGGTCAAGTGCCTGAGGGTCAAGCAGCTGCGACTCCAGGGAGTCGGGCAGGGTATCCAGGGCCTGGAGAGCCAGGCCTGGCAGCCCCAGAGGATCAGCAAGAGGTTGCAGGGGTGGCAGCTCCAAAGCTTCCCCGAGCGGCTCTAGAGCCTGTGGGTCCAGGAAGCGGGGCTGGGGGTCCAGGAGCTGAGGCTCTGGCTCAGGAGATGGTGGCTCGAGGGCCTGGGCCTCCAGCAGCTGGGCCTCGGGGCAAGTTAGGGAGGCCAGCTCGCTAAGGATGTCGGCGTCAGCAAGTTCTGAGTAATCAGGGCCGTCTGGCTCAGGCTCTGGGGGCAGACCGGTGGCCGCGGCCGTGGCTCCGGGACTATGGCCTTGACCAGGCTGGGGGCTGTCCCTAGGCTCGGGCTCAGGCTCATAGAGTGGGTGGCTGGGCCTCTCGGACTTAGCATGGGGGGTGGCCCGCTCCTCAGGGCTGCGGATGCTGTTGGCCAGGCTGGGTGAGGAGAAGAAGCTGTACTGAAGGTCaccagggggcggggcaggcgggCGGCTGAGTCGGAGGCCACCGCAGTCCAGGTGTACACCGCTATGCTGCAGGTCTTGGGAGAGTCGCGTCAGGTCCTTCATGATGTCAATCAGCTGCACCACTGGACGCAGGTTCACCCGCCCGTTGTCCCAGCGACGTCGGGAGCTGTTGCCGTCTCCCGCGGGTGTGGGGCAGCGGGCCTGTGAGACGGGACGGGCCGCCCTTGGGGGCAGCGGGTCGTCCCCCTTGGCAAGGACTGGTGGGCGCCGGGTGCTGGGGTCCCGGCGTGGGGGTGGGCGTGGGTTCTCGGAGAAGGTGTGGGCGAAGGCCTTGTCGGGTGGGCTGGCAGGGGGCCGGGTAGGAAGCAAGGGCCGTGGGGTAGGGGGGCCGCCGGGGTAGTACTTGGGCTCCCGGAGGTAGTCAGGAGAGCTGCACACGGCACTGGAAGTCACCACCAGGCCCTGGGGCTTCACACGCATCCTGACCTTGTCCTCCGCGGGCCgccgggcggggccggggctgACATGAGGGTGCGAGAAGCCGGGACCAAGACCTGCCGGGCAGGACAGGCAAGAGAGCCCTCACTCGATGCCCAAGACCTTCTCAGCTTCCCACGTCCTCAGTGAACCCCTGCACCTCTCCCATGAGTCCCTTCAAGCCCAACGTCCCGTTGACTCCCAGCCCTTCCCAAACTACCCCATGCACCGTGAACCCCTCAGGGGTCCCAGTTCTACCGAGTGACAGCTCACCCACTTCCAGACGCCGGCTATGGGCTCAGGGAGAAGAGGATGCCTGCCTTTGAGAGGGAAGCCCATCGGCAGACTGGGGCGGCCACTCCAGATCAAACTTACGCAGAGGGCCAGGAAATCCTATCAAGGGCATGACCTCTTCCCTCTTGCCCCCATCCTCAGGACTCCAGGAGAAGCCTGGCCACTCACCCTCGGCTCTGCCGCCTGGGCTGTCACACTGGAGATCTCTGTGGACAACAAGACAggcaacagaggatctgaatggtCTGGTGGCCACAGCCCAACCTCTGCCCGCTGGCCCAGTCTTCGCACACCACCCCCGGCTCCCTCGGTGCTCCCTCCAGTGCACACACCCGGCTGACCTGGGAGAGAGAGGGCCCCCGTGCCTGGGGGCTCTGCCGGtggctggctgtcagctgggggtgctggggagcaGCTTCGGCCTGAGCCCAGGCCTCGGGGCGTGGACAGCGCCTGGAAAGGACCACCGCAGCTCAggtttagtgagcacctactgcGCGCCAGGCGCTGGGCTGGAAGCTGTCCAGGCATCgtttcatttaattcttcatACAAATCCTGTGAGGTAGGGGCTATTAataaccccattttgcagatgaagaaatggaggctcagagatgaagtcacatcattcattcatatactcattatttatggagtgcctactTTGCACAAAGACCGGGTAGACAAACAGTGATCACATAATCATAACTGATTTAATTATTACTGGGATAAGAGCTGCAAAGAAAAAGCGAAGAGTGCCTCAGGTCAGAGGTTTAACAATCATACCAGGGagtcaacaacaataaaagctCACACTCTGGGGATACTTTCTCTGCTGCCAGACGATGGGCTAACAAGCACTTTTTGTGGGTGATCTCATCTAAGCCCCCTGCAAACCTGAGATCAGTGTGATTATCATCCCctcttttacaggtgaggaaaccatcTACTGGAAGGTGGTGAGAACCACGAAGGCACTTCCAATCCAACACCCGGATCAGCACGTGGCCCACAGGCAtgcttcagaaaatatttactatttcttatgaatgaatgaacgaggtACACAGAGCAATGAGCCCGGCCTTTTTCCATGTAGTTCTCTCTCGCCCCTCTCCAGACCAAAAGTGGAACCCAGGAAGGGTGCGGAGTGAGGGTGAGAGACAAGAATGTGGAAAGGGCCATTGTCTGACCCCTCTCTCACCTTTATCAGACAgacactctctgaccctccaccggCCCCACGCACCTCTGGCCACAGTCTGGCCCCTGCTACCTACTCTCAGAGTTGTCTCCACATCCCCTTCATAGTATTTATCACAACTGCAAACAATTACTTGTATGACTGGCTTTTTGGTGTTGTCTCCCCCCAGAGCATGGGCCCTTTACGGGCAGGGACTGTATCCGTCTTGTTTACCACGGTATCCCCTGACCTCAGGGCCTGGGCTTTGGATGCTacgtaaatatttactgactgacTCCCTGAGCTggtcagggcagagctgggatttaaatccaggcaTGTCTGACTCCCAAGGGAGCCTGAAGACTCAGGGCCCTGACCACGGGAAGGGTCTTAAAAGTTGGACCCCGATCACCCCTTGGTGTTTGGCTCTGACCTGATCCCGTGGGTCGATCCCCCACAGACACACGTAGACTCCTACCAGCTGCTGCCCAGTGCTATCATCCCACGGGAACACTGCAGAGCCAACTCAGGGACAGGATGGTGTGGAAAGGAACATTCTTTCGCTCCCCTGCGGTGGGCAGCGATTTGCAATCTACAAAGCACTTCCACACATATGACCCATGGAATCTTCCCAGCAACCCAGGAGCCATGGTTTACGATCCCTGTGTTAcagaggaaacaggctcagagtgGTGGTTGCAGAACTTGCCTGATGTCACATAGCTGCTTAAGTGGCAGGATTCCTAATTCTGCCCGAAGTCCGAAGTCTCCTTCCCCTCCAAGCTCCTGCAACTTTCCTCCAGCCACTCCTTCTTCTAGAGCTGTGGTCTAATTTAAGGCTGGGAGGAACCTTAAAATCGCCAAGCCATTTGGCTTCCAAACCCTGGGCCTGGGGAGCTGTGTAACATTCCAGATACCCAGGCCCTGGTCCAGGGGAGTCTGACTCACGGATCTGAAGGGACatctgggaatctgtatttttaatcaGCTCCCCCATGGGTACACTGTTCTAGTGCCACCTTGtgctcttcccattttacagatgaggaaactgagatccaaagagggaaagggactttgcccaaggccacaaaaGAGCACGGAGAGAGCCCTTCTGTTGCCTATCCAGCCAGACAGAAAACATCCCTCTGTCCACCGtcccttttctctttgcaatTCCCAGGCCACAGCTGCGCCTCCCTGCCCTGCCTACTCCATCACTCAGGGTCCTACTCTCTCCCATGACTGGTGGTAGACTGTGGACTGGCCCCTCCCAGGCCAGGCTCTCTCAACTGTTGGTCTTGAAGGCAGGATTGTGGGTAAGAACCTcacaaaggagggaaggggctCAGACTGTGGAATCTCCAAGTCCTATTTCCAACAGTATGGTTGACCCATGGCTCCCTGAGAGTCTTTGAGATGTCTCCCTTCCTGAGGGTGGGGCTCACCAAACCTCCCTGCTCTGGAGACCTCCCACTTGGGGCCCAAGGGTGTGATCTTGGCAAAAGAGAAAACCTCCTCTCCAGTGGTTGCTTCTGTTCCACCCACCCGTGAGGACCTTTGGGCATGTCCTCCTGCCAGACCTCCTGACTCTGTCCACTGCTCTCTCTTGCAGCCTCCAGGATCTGAGGGAAGCAGCTGGCTCCCCTCCTCACCACACCCAGGCAGCCATTTTCTTGGACCCCTCCCAAGGGCACCACCTATCCCATGTCTGTGAACAAAGTCAAAAGGGTCCTTCTGTCTGACAGTCTGCTTCTGGGTCAGTGTGTCTGAGCCTGCCCGTGGGGACACCAACAggctgggaggggggctgggggccccAACCTGCTGTGCACAGTGCCGGGAAGCGCCAGCCCACATCCTTgagtccccagccccaccctcccccgcTGCGGCTGtgaccaccccaccccttccccagcccgcctccccctcccccacccacagcctcccCAGGGGAGCCAGGCTGCCAGCCCCAGCTCTCACTTCCGGCCTCATGACCCTCTCTCCAGCCGGcacactcctcccccacccccccaacaccatTTCCCTCCCAGCCTGGATTGAAGGCCCAGGGATGTCCTCAGAGGGAAAACATTGTATCAAAGGGGCTATTACTACTGCTGTGGGCCCTTCCCCATCACCTCCCTTGGGGCCTTTATCCACCAGGATATGCAGCCCCCCTCTCAATCTCCTTtagccccctcccacccacccaacGGTGCCTAAAGATTCTCTTCCTACCAGACTCCAGCCCAAAATCCTACTAAGAagaataatgatgaaaataataatggcaGCCATCACTTATTTGGCATTTAaataaaggcacagagaggttaagtaatgcCCTTGAGGATAAACAGCCAGGACATGGAAGGGCTGGAGTCTGAATTTAGGTTTGTTGAGCTCCTCTGATACAAACTTCTACACTGTCCAGAGAGtgagccccctcccctgcagcctaCTCCAACAGTCCCAATCCTCATCACCAGTTCTAATTTTTGCCTTCTACTCTACCCCCTCCCACCTCAGTCATCCAAATGCACTACCCTCCCTTGCCACTAGGTGTCCCCTTAGAGCCACTGATGCCCCCAAGGGGAAGCAAGTCCTGCCTGGCCTCCTGGAGTCATCAGGGCCCCCCCACGGTATagcacaccccaccccaccctacccccagccACACAGAGCTCCTTTGTGCAGCCCTCGCCCACCCCCTTCCTGCCCAGAGCAGGGCACCTGGCAAGCAGGTCTTCCCTAGACTCCGCCCCCtgccagccccctgccctgggtGCCAGGTGTTGTGGGCACCACCGCCAGCTCTGGCTGAACCTGAGGGTCACCCTGCCGGGcggccctcccttcctccctccgaGGTCACCCAGGGACTGTGCTTCCCGCCCtgctccacccccatcccctcctgCCCTTGGCCCTTCCAGACTCCTGTCCCAGTCTTTCCTTCGGTCTCCCAGAGGacacccctcctccagccccaccagGCCCTCCCCACAGCCTCTCACCCCCGCCCACCTCCTTCCCCTGAGAGCTCCTtgttccacccccccccctccccgcccaggtCTGAAGAACTCCTCCTCCTGGAAAGTTGCTGCTGGAAAGGAAGTGACTTCAGCGATTTGGCCAC from Panthera leo isolate Ple1 chromosome C1, P.leo_Ple1_pat1.1, whole genome shotgun sequence encodes the following:
- the AHDC1 gene encoding AT-hook DNA-binding motif-containing protein 1; translated protein: MRVKPQGLVVTSSAVCSSPDYLREPKYYPGGPPTPRPLLPTRPPASPPDKAFAHTFSENPRPPPRRDPSTRRPPVLAKGDDPLPPRAARPVSQARCPTPAGDGNSSRRRWDNGRVNLRPVVQLIDIMKDLTRLSQDLQHSGVHLDCGGLRLSRPPAPPPGDLQYSFFSSPSLANSIRSPEERATPHAKSERPSHPLYEPEPEPRDSPQPGQGHSPGATAAATGLPPEPEPDGPDYSELADADILSELASLTCPEAQLLEAQALEPPSPEPEPQLLDPQPRFLDPQALEPLGEALELPPLQPLADPLGLPGLALQALDTLPDSLESQLLDPQALDPLPKLLDVPGRRLEPQQPLGPCPLAEPLRLDLCSPHGPHGPEGHPKYALRRTDRPKILCRRRKAGRGRKADAGPEGRLLPLPMPTGLAAALAEPPPPPPPPPPALPGPGPVPELEPESSQTPVAPTRKGKCRGVRRMVVKMAKIPVSLGRRNKTTYKVSSLSSSLSVEGKELGLRVSAEPTPLLKMKNNGRNVVVVFPPGEMPIILKRKRGRPPKNLLLGPGKPKEPAVVAAEAATVAAATMAMPEVKKRRRRKQKLASPQPSYAADANDSKAEYSDVLAKLAFLNRQSQCAGRCSPPRCWTPSEPESVHQAPDTQSISHFLHRVQGFRRRGGKAGGFGGRGGGHAAKAARCSFSDFFEGIGKKKKVVAVTAAGVGGPSLTELGHPRKRGRGEVDAMTGKPKRKRRSRKNGTLFPEQVPSGPGFGEAGAEWAGDKGGGWAPHHGHPGGQAGRNCGFQGTEAQAFASTGLESGASGRGSYYSTGAPAGQTELSQERQNLFTGYFRSLLDSDDSSDLLDFALSASRPESRKASGTYAGPPTSTLPSQRGLATFPSRGAKASPVAVGSSGAGADPSFQPVLPSRQTFPPGRAASYGITPATSDCRAAETFPKLAPPPSAVARSPTTHPPTNTYPPQYGGYGAGQSVFAPAKPFTGQDCANSKDCSFAYGSGNSLPASPSSAHSAGYAPPPTGGPCLPPSKASFFNSSEGAPFSGSAPTPLRCDSRASTVSPGGYMVPKGTTASATSAASAASSSSSSFQPSPENCRQFAGASQWPFRQGYGGLDWASEAFSQLYNPGFDCHVSEPNVILDISNYTPQKVKQQTAVSETFSESSSDSTQFNQPVGGGFRRANSEASSSEGQSSLSSLEKLMMDWNEASSAPGYNWNQSVLFQSSSKPGRGRRKKVDLFEASHLGFPSSASATASGYPSKRSTGPRQPRGGRGGGACSAKKERGGAAAKAKFIPKPQPVNPLFQDSPDLGLDYYSGDSSMSPLPSQSRAFGVGERDPCDFMGPYSMNPSTPSDGTFGQGFHCDSPSLGAPELDGKHFPPLAHPPTVFDAGLQKAYSPTCSPTLGFKEELRPPPTKLAACEPLKHGLQGASLGHAAAAQAHLSCRDLPLGQPHYDSPSCKGTAYWYPPGSAARSPPYEGKVGTGLLADFLGRTEAACLSAPHLASPPATPKADKEPLEMARPPGPPRGPAAAAAGYGCPLLSDLTLSPVPRDSLLPLQDTAYRYPGFMPQAHPGLGGGPKSGFLGPMAEPHPEDTFTVTSL